TCAACTCTGAAATTGTAGCAAGGCACAAACTCAGTTACATTCTTTAACATGGtgtattttaatatttttttaatgcaaaatatattatttttaaaaaaagtttttctgaaagaactctctttttttttttgaaagcctTAAAGAACTCCATTCAATGCATCTTGTCATGTGTATTATGCGCATTAATACATAATACATGAGATGGTAATCTAATTAATATTTTTTAGCTATCAAATGGTAATGTAATTTATAGGAATACCATAAATAAGAACTTTGGTGCTGTTTGTTTtaccatttttcttcaaaaatttttacatttcCTAGgaacaatcattttttttatcttacatatatcaaGTCACTatcgtgtatatatatatatatatatatatatatatatatttacaaaactccaaaaaatagtaatacaaatgggtttttttttattatcacTCTGTATCTCTAAGAAGtttgaaaatgaagaaaaataccAACTAGTTGAATATGTACTCTTCCAAAGAAAAACAAGTACTCTCCAACTAGTAGAAACTTTGAATATATGTCATGGGAATATATAATCTAATCTAAATGAATCGAACTTGTGAGTTTGTTGATTAATTTTGGTAGTTTCTTTAATAACTAATACTGTCAATAGATTGACTTCTAAGATCTTGTTTAGGATTGTCTAATTGTCAAAGGAAATAACCACAAAACTTATTATGGTAAGAACTTATTAACAACCATAATTAGTTTATTTAAAAGTAGATGAATTTTATTCTTATATCGATAATCAATAAAATGAACTGAAGTAGAGAAGCTTCTAGTCAATGGATTAATCTCTACTTTGGTTCATGACTCATGTAATTGATTATCGATACTCCAGAATTCTTGTCTCTTattgaattatttttatttcaacttgcattattgtttttatttaaCTGAGTTATTTAGGTTAATTTCTCACAATCCCCTCTCCCTTTATTTATTGTTTcctttcaagaaaataaatccTCCAATCCTCTGGATATGACCTACTTACCACTACACTTGAATTTACAAATTTTTGAGTAGGAATTTTTATTAAGATTTTGTTTTCATTTGGAAACGGTGTGCTTAAAATCCATTCCCAATTGGTCATTTTATCCCTAACTGCACAAAGTCCAAAACAGGAATAGGTGGTCCGGCATGGTTGAAATTTCGAGTTTCAGACATTCACAAATAACATCTAgagggaaaaaaaggaagaaaaattagTTCACTAGTTGATAGTTGCATATGTGGATCAAACAAGTCTTCCACCGCAAGTGGAAACAAGAGGGCTTACGGGTTTGATTAGCACCATGTTCTGGTGCAGTTATTGCTGTCTCCATTTGTTAATGAAGTAGCGTCTGAAAACAATTCTATTATGTATGCACTTAGCTCAAAGGCAAGATATAATTTTGGAAAGCATAAGAAAAAAAGGctcaaaatcaaattttgcaTCTTTCGCTGCTAGAATGAAACAAAGTATGATTGCAAGATCCTTATATAATACTCAGAAATCTAGAAAACCAATGTTAGGATATAACCTAGTTTTCCCTCTTCCGACTCTAAGCGTAGTATTTGTGATTAGTATGGGAAACATAATAGTTTTGGCAAGTATGGAGAGGGAGCAAACGTTTATGTGTAGATGAATAAACACGACATAAAGAAAAATGTACGTGGCGAAGCTCAACAAGAGAAAATAATGATAAACATATTCATGGGCCAAATAAAGATACATTTGCAGTATTAATCATAAccattttattattatattaaataTCATCATGTCAAAACTTGACATCTTAAGAAGAGCACATCATGAACATTAATTAGTAACGCAACTACTCATGATTCATTTTATTAAAGtagataaaagaaaaatgatacAGATTCATGTGAATTTACCAGAGAATTTTTGAAGTGGGCGCTTAATCCTCTCCAATGATGCCACAACATCTTTCATATTGATCCTATCTGTTGAGTGTTCTGTGCAGCATTTTAAAGCCAATTCCAAAATCTGCAACACGAAGTCCTGCTTTTCAGCTAGATGCCTGTCATCTGGCAGTAGTAGTTTGGGATCAGTAACTTGGTTTGTTGCATCAGGTAGAGAATTTTCTATCCAACTCTTCAGGCTTAGCGAACCAGAAAACTTTTCATCACTGGGCTTCATTCCTGAGAATGTTtccatcaaaacaattccaaaacTATAAACATCGCATCTTGTTGATACTTGTCCGTCTTGTCCGTACTCTGTAATAAAATGTTACAATAAACCAAACTTATTAACATAAGAAGTTGGCAAACCAACTTGAGTTAGACAAATGTAGAAACACAAATTTATATGCTTAAACGAGATACAAGGTTAACCTGGTGCAATGTATACCAATGTTGCAAGCGTTTTCGTATGCAAAACACTTTCTCCTTCACCAAACAATTTTGCAATTCCAAAATCACTCACATGGGCAACCATATATTCATCAAGCAGTATGTTACTAGGCTTCAGATCACAATGAACCACCTGAGTTGTGTATCCATAGTGGAGATATTCCAAGGCATGAGCCACATCTAGCATTATATTCAACCTTTGCAACATATCTAAGACATGATTCTCTGCATACAACCACTTTTCAAGACTCCCATTAGACATATACTCGAGTACGAGGGCCTTAAATTCATCATTGGTACAACTACCAATTACTTTCGTGAGATTTCGATGGCGAAGGTTTCGAAAAACCTCGCATTCTACTTGGAAGCTCTTGAATGCAATTTCTAGTTGCAAATTGAAGACTTTGACAGCCACAACTGTTCCATCATTCAGAATCCCTTTGTAGATAGATCCACAACTGCCAATGCCTAGTAAATTGCTTTCAGCATATCCATTGGTTGCTCGAAGAAGTTCATAGTATGATATTCTTGCTGGTGCTGGTGTGAGCTGTAAATCAGGCGTTCTTGTAacctttttcttccttctgtatattaaaaatataactGTTAAACTTATGCTGGTAATCACTGCAGCTACAGCACCTAAAAGAACATAAACCACTAGCAATCTTTTCTTTCTACTGGAATCGTGAGTTTGAGAATTGCTGCAAGGAGGAACAAGAAATTGTGGAGCACCACAGAAAGCATCATTAGACATGAAAGACTGACTTGTCAAGTTCCTAAAAGGGCCAGCGGTAGGTATTTCTCCTCTTAGATTGTTGAAAGAAAGATTGATGCCTTGGAGATACTGAAGGTTCTCAAAGGACTTTGGTATAAAGCCTGAGAGATTATTGTAGGACAGGTCCAAGAATTGCAAGCTAAACATGTAGGCCCATCAAGTGCATTTTGTGATAGAAAAAGAACTGATAGACTTATCAAATCCCCAATCGAGCTAGGAATATTTCCTGAAATACGATTTGCTGATATATCAATAAGTGTTGCTGccttcaaattttgaatttctagAGGCAGGAAGCCACTCAATGAATTTGAGGATAGGTTCAATTCAATGAGGTCCTTCAGGTTCCACAAGCTTGAAGGTATGCCAGAGTTCAGGACGTTTCGGGCGATATACAAATATCTGAGAGAAGTAACATTACCTAAGCATGATGGAATAGCACCTGAAATGGTATTCTGGCTCAAACTTAAACCATACAAGTTCTTCAAATCACAAAGATTTTCAGGGAGTGGTCCAGTTAGTAGGTTATCTTGGAAATTGAGAGCTTGAACGTTTTGCATGCCTCCTAATGTGTCTGGAATTGGTCCCATCAAGTTATTTCCAGCCACATTCAAAAGCAATAAATTGCTCAAATTGCCAAAGCTATCTGGAATATTTGCCTTGAGTTCACAGTCGTATGCATAAATTCTCTCAACTGAGTAAGAAAGGTTCCCAACTGATCCTGGAAAAGTACCCTCTAAAGGATTGTAATCCAACCCTAATTTCACTAGGTATTTACAGTTTGTCAAGGCAGTGATGAAATTCATCTCCGAAGTGGAAGGATCACTTCTAAGATTATTATGagaaatttccaaattttggagaaatcttAGATCTCCCAGGGAATTAGGAATTACACCACTGAGTTTGTTTCGAGAAATGTCCAAGTGAAATATATTAGAAGCATTTGAGATAGATGCTGGTATAGCTCCATCGAGGTGATTGGAATTGAGAATTTGAGATCAACATACTCCAAATTCACGAATCCATTACCAAAGTCAAGACTGCCAGAAAGATTGTTGCTCTGAAGCCCAATATTTTGGAGGGTTGTGATGTTGAAGATCTGAGCTGGTATGGAACCAACTAAGCTATTGGAACCCAGACCAAGGGcatgtttggaacctgagttttttgggagtttgtctaaaactttactgtagtgtactgtagaagtttttgaaaaaattttgtagaaatttttgtaaggtgaaaaacttttttgtagaagtttttgaaatgttattgtagacgttttttggattattttttaGAGGTagttttaaaacatatttttgagtattttataatttataatttttatatttttaaacatttatgcatttataatacatttataaatatttagaaataaatatatttatatatttatataaaaatatataaatgtattatattatatgtaatacgtaatatacatatatttataaatgtataaatgtataattaatataaatgtataaattataaatgaatattatataaatgtataaattataatttataaatgtatatgatgattatgtataaatgtattaatataattaatataactgtataaatgtattaatattatgtataaatgtataattaatattgtttataatatataatttttattgtttaaatatttatatgcatttatgcatttataatacatttataaataaatatatttaaatatttatataaaaatatataaatgtattatattatatataaaacataatatacatatatttataaatgtataaatgtatatattataaatgaatattatacaaatgtataaattataatttataaatatatatgatgattatgtataactgtattaatataattaatataaatgtataaatttattaatattatgtataaatgtataattaatattgtttataatttataatttttattgtttaaatatttatatatatttatgcatttataatacatttataaataaatatatttatatagttatataaaaatatataaatgtattatattatatataatacataatataaatatatttacaaatgtaataattgtatattattataaatgaatattatataaatatataaattaatatattataaatatataaatatataatattatgtataaatgtattaatataattaatataaatgtataaatgtattagtattatgtataaatgtataattaatattgtgtgttaatattatgtataaatgtattatgttatacataatacataatataattgtatataaatatacataaatatatatacataaatgtgtaatatatataatatgtattatatatattaaatatataatatataatatttatataaatgtataattacatatttatattaatattaatttatatggtatataatattta
Above is a genomic segment from Coffea eugenioides isolate CCC68of chromosome 5, Ceug_1.0, whole genome shotgun sequence containing:
- the LOC113771372 gene encoding probable LRR receptor-like serine/threonine-protein kinase At3g47570 codes for the protein MNFITALTNCKYLVKLGLDYNPLEGTFPGSVGNLSYSVERIYAYDCELKANIPDSFGNLSNLLLLNVAGNNLMGPIPDTLGGMQNVQALNFQDNLLTGPLPENLCDLKNLYGLSLSQNTISGAIPSCLGNVTSLRYLYIARNVLNSGIPSSLWNLKDLIELNLSSNSLSGFLPLEIQNLKAATLIDISANRFIPKSFENLQYLQGINLSFNNLRGEIPTAGPFRNLTSQSFMSNDAFCGAPQFLVPPCSNSQTHDSSRKKRLLVVYVLLGAVAAVITSISLTVIFLIYRRKKKVTRTPDLQLTPAPARISYYELLRATNGYAESNLLGIGSCGSIYKGILNDGTVVAVKVFNLQLEIAFKSFQVECEVFRNLRHRNLTKVIGSCTNDEFKALVLEYMSNGSLEKWLYAENHVLDMLQRLNIMLDVAHALEYLHYGYTTQVVHCDLKPSNILLDEYMVAHVSDFGIAKLFGEGESVLHTKTLATLVYIAPAEKQDFVLQILELALKCCTEHSTDRINMKDVVASLERIKRPLQKFSGKFT